From the genome of Nodosilinea sp. FACHB-141, one region includes:
- a CDS encoding chemotaxis protein CheB, which produces MALPQPFPTDDDSPASALPEEMFPVVAIGASAGGLEAFTELLSHLPTTTGMAFVLLQHLDPNQPSLLSEIMGRTTEMPVMEVVDGVAIAPNHVYVIPPNTALTIVGSELRLQPRPRSRTGSHLIDSFFSALAQERGTKAIGVVLSGADADGTLGLKAIKAAGGITFSQSETSAKFSSMPHMAIATGQVDFIQTPEEIAQTLASLSAHPYITSPSPAELVAQEQAPSDTGLNTILTLLKRATKIDFAQYKPNTVKRRISRRMALHHLESLESYSQYLQANPEEVQALHQEILIGVTGFFRDGDVFAALEQTVFPALLRQRQVQAGQGNPELPVRIWVAGCSTGEEAYSIAICLLEYLSRHSVSPTIQIFATDVSKLAIEVARSGRYSPTQVSDVSPERLQRFFVPTDGGYQVNKVVRELCIFACQNLITDPPLSRLDLISCRNVLIYFRVSLQSKVLPMFHYSLKPDGFLLLGSSETTGEFGHLFSLIDSRYKLYAKQSSSLPLNFDFDPTTYTPSPQPPRPAPPQERFSETDLYDLANQTVLARYGPVGVLVNDRLEILQFRGQTGTYLEPAPGRASLNVLTMAKEGLRLDLRTALYQAQQTSEAVQRRSLLIEAGDRRPVQIEVMPLNPQPADKAYYLVFFTDLAPDGTASHTDIPATDLENQYRQENLALQQDLDTTRSHLQSIIQEQEATNQDLRAANEEILSSNEELQSTNEELQTAKEEIQATNEELSTINDELYRRNSETTHISNDFQNLLSSIHIPILMLEDDLRIRRFTPTAATLFNLIPGDVGRPLGDINHRLAIADLEACILAVINTLEQSSQEVQDQEGRWYDLRIRPYRTLDNRIDGAVVVLVDIDNLKRSAEQLRQARDYADAIVQTVREALVVLTHDLRVVTANRQFYQTFQVSPGDTEGQLIFELGNGQWDIPQLRSLLHDLLPQNMQIDDFEVVHNFETIGPQTMWLNARKMTQVNGDDLVLLAIETVLERAANGD; this is translated from the coding sequence ATGGCTCTCCCGCAACCCTTCCCCACCGACGACGATTCACCAGCCTCTGCCCTGCCAGAAGAGATGTTTCCGGTAGTGGCCATTGGGGCGTCGGCGGGGGGGCTAGAGGCCTTTACCGAACTGCTGAGCCATTTGCCCACCACCACGGGCATGGCCTTTGTGCTGTTGCAGCATTTAGACCCCAACCAGCCCAGCCTGCTGAGCGAGATTATGGGCCGCACCACCGAGATGCCGGTGATGGAGGTGGTCGATGGAGTGGCGATCGCTCCTAACCATGTCTACGTCATTCCTCCCAATACGGCGTTGACCATTGTGGGGAGCGAGCTGCGGCTGCAACCTCGACCGCGATCGCGCACCGGCAGCCACCTCATCGACAGTTTCTTTAGTGCCCTGGCCCAGGAGCGGGGCACCAAAGCCATTGGCGTGGTGCTCTCGGGGGCCGATGCCGACGGCACCCTGGGTTTAAAGGCGATCAAGGCGGCGGGGGGCATCACTTTTTCGCAGTCGGAGACATCGGCAAAATTTAGCAGCATGCCCCACATGGCGATCGCCACCGGGCAGGTCGATTTCATTCAAACGCCAGAGGAAATTGCCCAGACCCTAGCCAGCCTCAGTGCCCACCCCTACATCACCAGTCCTAGCCCAGCAGAACTCGTGGCCCAGGAGCAGGCCCCAAGCGACACCGGGCTAAACACCATTCTCACCCTGCTGAAGCGGGCCACCAAAATTGACTTTGCCCAGTACAAGCCCAACACCGTCAAGCGGCGCATCTCTCGCCGCATGGCCCTGCATCACTTAGAGAGCCTGGAGAGCTACAGTCAGTACCTCCAGGCCAACCCCGAGGAGGTGCAGGCCCTGCACCAGGAAATTTTGATTGGTGTGACTGGCTTCTTTCGCGATGGCGACGTGTTTGCGGCCCTAGAGCAGACCGTGTTTCCGGCGCTGCTTCGTCAACGGCAGGTCCAAGCGGGCCAAGGCAACCCCGAACTGCCCGTGCGCATCTGGGTGGCAGGCTGCTCGACTGGCGAAGAGGCCTATTCCATCGCCATTTGCCTGCTGGAGTATCTGAGCCGCCACAGCGTCAGCCCGACGATTCAAATTTTTGCCACCGATGTCAGCAAGCTGGCCATTGAGGTAGCTCGCTCGGGCCGGTACTCGCCCACGCAGGTGAGCGACGTGTCGCCAGAGCGGTTGCAGCGGTTTTTTGTGCCCACCGACGGCGGCTACCAGGTTAACAAAGTGGTGCGAGAGCTGTGCATCTTTGCCTGCCAAAATCTGATCACTGACCCGCCCCTTTCGCGCCTAGATTTAATCAGCTGCCGCAATGTGTTGATTTACTTCAGGGTGTCCTTGCAGAGCAAGGTGCTGCCCATGTTTCACTACAGCCTCAAGCCCGACGGTTTTTTGCTGCTAGGGTCGTCGGAGACGACGGGGGAGTTTGGTCACCTGTTTTCGCTGATTGACAGCCGCTACAAGCTCTACGCCAAGCAGTCGTCGTCGCTGCCCTTGAACTTTGACTTTGACCCCACCACCTACACCCCCAGCCCCCAGCCCCCTCGGCCCGCGCCACCCCAAGAGCGCTTCTCAGAAACCGATCTCTATGACCTAGCTAACCAGACGGTGCTCGCCCGCTACGGTCCAGTGGGGGTGTTGGTGAATGACCGGCTGGAGATCTTGCAGTTTCGCGGGCAGACAGGGACTTATTTGGAGCCGGCGCCCGGTCGCGCCAGCCTCAATGTGCTCACCATGGCCAAGGAGGGGCTGCGGCTTGACCTGCGCACGGCCCTCTACCAAGCGCAGCAAACCAGCGAGGCGGTGCAGCGGCGATCGCTGCTGATCGAAGCGGGCGATCGCCGCCCCGTGCAAATTGAGGTTATGCCCCTCAATCCCCAGCCTGCTGACAAGGCCTACTACCTGGTGTTCTTCACCGATTTAGCACCAGACGGCACCGCCTCCCACACCGACATCCCCGCCACCGACCTAGAGAATCAGTACCGACAGGAAAACCTTGCCCTCCAGCAGGATCTCGACACCACCCGATCGCACCTGCAATCGATCATCCAAGAGCAGGAGGCCACCAACCAGGATCTGCGGGCCGCCAACGAAGAAATTCTCTCTAGTAACGAAGAGCTCCAGAGCACCAACGAAGAGCTGCAAACCGCCAAAGAAGAAATTCAGGCCACCAACGAAGAACTCAGCACCATCAACGATGAACTCTACCGCCGTAACTCCGAAACCACCCACATCAGCAACGACTTCCAAAACCTGCTCAGCAGCATCCACATTCCCATTCTGATGTTGGAGGACGACCTCAGAATTCGTCGCTTTACCCCCACCGCAGCCACCCTGTTCAACCTGATTCCTGGCGACGTGGGCCGCCCCCTGGGCGACATCAACCACCGCTTGGCGATCGCCGACCTCGAAGCCTGCATCCTAGCGGTGATCAATACCCTGGAGCAGAGCAGTCAGGAGGTGCAGGATCAGGAGGGCCGCTGGTACGACCTGCGCATTCGCCCCTACCGCACCCTCGACAACCGCATCGATGGGGCAGTGGTGGTGCTGGTGGATATTGATAACCTCAAGCGCAGTGCCGAGCAGCTGCGCCAGGCCCGTGACTACGCCGACGCCATTGTGCAGACCGTGCGCGAGGCCTTGGTGGTGCTCACCCACGACCTGCGGGTGGTGACGGCAAATCGGCAGTTTTATCAAACTTTTCAGGTTAGCCCCGGCGACACTGAGGGGCAATTGATCTTTGAGCTGGGCAACGGCCAGTGGGATATCCCGCAGCTGCGATCGCTGCTTCACGACCTGCTGCCCCAAAACATGCAGATCGACGATTTTGAAGTGGTGCATAACTTTGAGACCATTGGCCCTCAAACTATGTGGCTCAACGCCCGCAAGATGACCCAGGTCAATGGTGACGATTTAGTTTTGCTAGCGATTGAAACTGTGCTTGAGCGCGCCGCCAATGGAGACTAG
- the ftsH gene encoding ATP-dependent zinc metalloprotease FtsH: MPIKDKPTPPKFRLFNNIFLILGVVFLAASFILPSILGPKIPGVPYSLFIHQVQEGEVARVQVSENQIQYQLKPVADEEAGQVFSTTPIFDLSLPKTLEANGVEFAATAPPKNRWVGSLLSWVVPPLIFVGIWQFFLRRGGGGGGPQGMLSIGKSKAKVYVEGDAAKITFADVAGVDEAKTELVEIVDFLKTPERYTQIGAHIPKGVLLVGPPGTGKTLLAKAVAGEAGVPFFSISGSEFVEMFVGVGSSRVRDLFEQAQKQAPCIVFIDELDAIGKSRSSNGMYGGNDEREQTLNQLLSEMDGFAAEGATVIVLAATNRPEILDPALLRPGRFDRQVLVDRPALSGREAILGIHAQTVKLGEDVDLKAIATRTPGFAGADLANLVNEAALLAARNYRPAVAQADFSEAIERVVAGLEKKSRVLNDKEKKIVAYHEVGHALVGSLMPGSGKVEKISIVSRGMAALGYTLQLPTEDRFLMDEAELRGQIATLLGGRSAEEIVFNSITTGASNDLQRATDLAEQMVTAFGMSKVLGPLAYQQGSRPMFLDQGASGRRTMSEETAQAIDREVKDIVETAHQHALDAIRHNRDLMETITMQLLETEAIEGQTLHHLLDQARPA; this comes from the coding sequence ATGCCCATCAAAGATAAACCGACGCCGCCAAAGTTTCGCCTCTTCAACAATATTTTTCTGATTTTGGGCGTCGTGTTTCTGGCGGCCAGCTTCATCTTGCCCAGCATCCTCGGGCCGAAGATTCCGGGTGTGCCCTACAGCCTGTTTATTCACCAGGTGCAGGAGGGCGAGGTGGCGCGGGTGCAGGTGAGCGAAAACCAGATTCAGTATCAGCTCAAGCCCGTGGCTGACGAGGAGGCCGGGCAGGTCTTTTCCACTACTCCCATTTTTGATTTGAGCCTGCCCAAAACCCTTGAGGCCAACGGTGTCGAGTTTGCCGCCACGGCTCCGCCCAAAAATCGCTGGGTGGGCAGCCTGCTGAGCTGGGTGGTTCCGCCGCTGATCTTTGTGGGCATCTGGCAGTTTTTCCTCCGTCGCGGCGGTGGCGGCGGTGGCCCCCAGGGCATGCTCTCCATCGGTAAGAGCAAGGCCAAGGTCTATGTGGAGGGCGACGCTGCCAAGATCACCTTTGCTGATGTAGCCGGGGTAGACGAAGCCAAGACCGAGCTGGTGGAAATCGTCGATTTTCTTAAAACGCCGGAGCGCTACACCCAGATTGGGGCGCACATTCCCAAGGGTGTTCTTTTGGTTGGGCCACCGGGCACCGGCAAGACCCTGCTGGCCAAAGCCGTCGCCGGGGAGGCCGGGGTGCCCTTCTTCAGCATTTCAGGCTCTGAGTTTGTGGAAATGTTTGTGGGGGTGGGCTCATCGCGGGTGCGTGACCTCTTTGAGCAGGCCCAGAAGCAGGCTCCCTGCATCGTGTTTATCGATGAGCTAGATGCGATCGGCAAGTCGCGCAGCAGCAATGGCATGTACGGCGGCAACGACGAACGCGAGCAAACCCTCAACCAATTGCTCTCTGAGATGGACGGCTTTGCTGCTGAGGGCGCCACGGTGATTGTGCTGGCGGCTACCAACCGGCCCGAAATTCTCGACCCAGCTCTCTTGCGCCCCGGTCGGTTTGACCGCCAGGTGCTAGTCGATCGCCCCGCCCTCTCCGGGCGTGAGGCCATTCTCGGCATCCACGCCCAGACGGTGAAGCTGGGAGAAGATGTGGATTTGAAGGCGATCGCCACCCGCACCCCTGGGTTTGCCGGAGCCGACTTGGCCAACCTGGTTAACGAAGCCGCCCTGCTGGCTGCCCGCAACTATCGCCCAGCCGTGGCCCAGGCCGACTTTTCCGAAGCGATCGAGCGAGTAGTCGCCGGCCTAGAGAAAAAGAGCCGCGTGCTCAACGATAAAGAGAAAAAAATCGTCGCTTACCACGAAGTCGGCCACGCCCTGGTGGGTTCTCTCATGCCGGGCAGCGGCAAAGTCGAGAAAATCTCTATCGTGTCGCGGGGCATGGCGGCTCTGGGCTATACCCTGCAACTGCCCACCGAAGACCGCTTTTTGATGGATGAAGCCGAGCTGCGGGGACAGATTGCCACATTGCTAGGGGGGCGATCGGCGGAAGAAATTGTCTTCAATAGCATCACCACCGGAGCTTCCAACGATTTGCAGCGGGCAACGGATCTAGCTGAGCAGATGGTCACCGCCTTTGGCATGAGCAAGGTGCTGGGGCCGCTGGCCTATCAGCAGGGGTCACGCCCGATGTTTCTCGACCAGGGAGCCAGCGGTCGTCGCACCATGAGCGAAGAAACTGCCCAGGCGATCGATCGCGAAGTCAAAGATATTGTCGAAACCGCTCACCAGCACGCCTTAGACGCCATTCGCCACAACCGCGACCTGATGGAGACCATCACCATGCAGCTGCTGGAAACCGAGGCGATCGAAGGCCAGACATTGCACCATCTACTCGACCAAGCCAGACCAGCTTAA
- a CDS encoding P-II family nitrogen regulator has product MSSSLTKGTLVTIIGEAVLQNRLISLLTELKVSGYTLVPAQGAGSHGRRMGDIAGYNTNIELKTLVTADISDQLFEALKPFQETHALVVFRQTVEGLFD; this is encoded by the coding sequence ATGTCATCTTCTTTAACCAAAGGCACCCTCGTCACCATTATTGGTGAAGCCGTGCTGCAAAATCGGCTGATCAGCTTGCTTACGGAGCTTAAGGTCTCGGGCTACACCCTGGTGCCTGCCCAGGGCGCTGGTAGCCACGGCAGACGCATGGGCGATATTGCTGGCTACAACACAAACATTGAGCTTAAAACTCTCGTTACCGCTGATATCTCCGATCAACTGTTCGAAGCTCTGAAACCCTTTCAAGAGACCCACGCTCTCGTTGTCTTTCGCCAGACCGTAGAGGGCCTGTTTGACTAG
- a CDS encoding fasciclin domain-containing protein, whose protein sequence is MADIVDTAVSAGSFNTLVAAVKAAGLVDTLKGAGPFTVFAPTDEAFAKLPEGTVDGLLQDVPKLKEILTYHVVSGKVMAADVSKLNNATTVQGTDVKIDASSGVKINDSTVTTADVAADNGVIHIIDTVLMPA, encoded by the coding sequence ATGGCTGACATTGTAGATACTGCCGTAAGCGCCGGTTCATTTAATACTCTAGTAGCTGCTGTTAAAGCTGCTGGCTTAGTCGACACCCTCAAAGGTGCAGGCCCATTCACCGTCTTTGCCCCCACTGATGAAGCCTTTGCCAAACTGCCAGAAGGTACCGTGGATGGCCTGCTCCAAGACGTGCCCAAGCTGAAGGAAATTCTCACTTACCATGTCGTCTCTGGCAAGGTGATGGCTGCGGATGTCTCTAAGCTCAATAATGCCACTACCGTCCAAGGCACCGATGTTAAAATCGATGCTTCTAGCGGAGTAAAAATCAACGATTCGACGGTGACCACCGCCGATGTGGCCGCCGATAATGGTGTTATTCACATTATCGACACCGTACTAATGCCCGCATAA